The Phycisphaerae bacterium sequence CCCCAATAGGCTTCGCCTGCATAGCCCTTGGCGTCGACGGCCACCCGCGGGTCGTCAGGCACGTGGGCCCGCAGAAGATGATAGAGCGAAAGCCGCACCGCCCGTTGCGAATCCTCATCGCCTTCGATGACGACGTCACACGAGTCCCACCGGCGCTTCCAGATCGCGACATGCTCGGCGTGAAGCTGCTCATATGACTGGTCCGCAGCGATGTCCAGCCAACCGTCCGCGTCGCTGCGCACCGGATCCCGGCTGGTGGTCACGGCGGATCGCTTCTCAAAGACCAGCTCACGGCCGACCGGTTCCTTAATCGTCGCCTCCGCCACCACGGCGCAAGCCCGCTCTGCCTGTTCGTGACGGACGCTCAACTCGCAGTTCCCGTCCCGCGGCAGGTGGTAGACAAGCCTCGTGGCAACCAGCACTTCATCCCCGGCGTCGGTGATAACATGACACTCGCAGCCCAGACCGCTCGTCGGGCGAAGCTCAATCGTCTTGAAGTGGTCGTAGCCGTTGGTCCGCACATCAGCGTCGATCCCCAGGTGCAGATCGAGACGGGCCTCGCGGTCGCAACGGAACCTCAGCCGCTGGACGCACAAGTAGGGGCGGGCCGCGCTGACGAATCGCTCGAAAGTCAGCTCCACTTGCTTGTGATTGCGGGNNNNNNNNNNAACGTTCGAATCAGTGTCGCCGTATCGAGCCGCAGCTCTCTCCGATAGCCTGTTATCTGAGCACTCTCCATGTCGAGCCGCTCGTCGTCGACGATCGGCGCGAGGCCCAGAAAGAACGGCAGGTTGATCATCTCGTTGTTAAGGAGCGGATGACGGCCGAAAACGCCGGGGACGTATGTCCCCCACTTGGACTTCGTGTCGGCGAACCGTTCGCTGGTCACGTTGGCCGGAAGTCTCGTGTAGCTGACGTTTTGCGGCGCACCCGCCAAGTGCTCCTCCAGCGAGCCCCGAACGTGCAGATAGCCGCTTCCGAGGGTGAACAGCCCCTCATAGGCCTTGGCGGTCTCGACATGAAATGGTGATTCAATGATGGACCAGTCGTTCGACATCAGCCACAGTGTAACCGGACGAC is a genomic window containing:
- a CDS encoding glycoside hydrolase family 65 protein, producing MSNDWSIIESPFHVETAKAYEGLFTLGSGYLHVRGSLEEHLAGAPQNVSYTRLPANVTSERFADTKSKWGTYVPGVFGRHPLLNNEMINLPFFLGLAPIVDDERLDMESAQITGYRRELRLDTATLIRT